A genomic window from Lutra lutra chromosome 17, mLutLut1.2, whole genome shotgun sequence includes:
- the LYPD3 gene encoding ly6/PLAUR domain-containing protein 3 encodes MDPARKAGAQAVIRTTGWLVLLMLLLGGGAQALECYSCVQKADDGCSPQKTKTVKCAPGVDVCTEAMGAVETIHGQFSVAVRGCGSGLTGKNDRGLDLHGLLAFIQLQQCSQDRCNTKLNLTSRALNPAGNESAYQPNGAECYSCVGLSREACQGTAPPVVSCYNASDRVYKGCFDGNVTLTAANVTVTLPVRGCVQDEFCTRDVVTGPGFTLSGSCCQGSRCNSDLHNKTFFSPRIPPLVLLPAPKPTTLATTTSVTTSTPAPTTLVSTSKPTSAPASQTSPQEVHPETSRKEESSLAGGAPGHQDRSNMGHHPTKGVAYSKGSVTPFIGLVVPLLAVAAGNLL; translated from the exons ATGGACCCTGCCAGGAAAGCAGGCGCCCAGGCAGTGATCCGGACTACGGGCTGGCTGGTCCTGTTGATGCtccttcttggaggag GAGCGCAGGCCCTGGAATGCTACAGCTGCGTGCAGAAAGCAGATGACGGATGCTCTCCGCAGAAGACCAAGACAGTGAAGTGCGCGCCGGGCGTGGACGTCTGCACAGAGGCCATGGGGGCGGTGGAGACCA TCCACGGGCAGTTCTCCGTGGCAGTGCGGGGCTGCGGTTCGGGACTCACGGGCAAGAATGACCGCGGCCTGGACCTTCACGGGCTACTGGCCTTCATCCAGCTGCAGCAGTGCTCCCAGGACCGCTGCAACACCAAACTCAACCTCACGTCCCGAGCGCTGAACCCCGCAG GCAATGAGAGTGCGTACCAGCCCAACGGTGCCGAGTGCTACAGCTGCGTGGGGCTGAGCCGCGAGGCGTGCCAGGGTACGGCGCCGCCTGTCGTGAGCTGCTACAACGCCAGCGACCGCGTCTACAAGGGCTGCTTCGACGGTAACGTCACCCTGACGGCAG CAAATGTGACTGTAACCTTGCCTGTTCGGGGCTGTGTCCAGGACGAGTTCTGCACCCGGGATGTGGTGACAGGCCCAGGGTTCACACTCAGTGGCTCCTGCTGCCAGGGGTCCCGCTGTAACTCGGATCTCCACAACAAGACCTTTTTCTCTCCTCGAATCCCACCCCTTGTTCTGCTGCCCGCTCCTAAGCCCACCACTCTGGCCACAACCACCTCCGTCACTACTTCTACCCCAGCCCCAACCACACTCGTCTCTACCAGCAAGCCCACCTCAGCCCCAGCCAGCCAGACTTCTCCACAGGAAGTACATCCAGAGACCTCCCGGAAAGAGGAATCTAGCTTGGCTGGAGGCGCCCCTGGCCACCAGGACCGAAGTAATATGGGGCATCACCCTACAAAAGGTGTGGCCTATAGTAAAGGCTCTGTGACTCCCTTCATTGGGCTGGTGGTCCCTCTGTTGGCTGTGGCTGCTGGCAACTTACTCTGA